In the genome of Variibacter gotjawalensis, one region contains:
- a CDS encoding (2Fe-2S)-binding protein — protein MAKLNINGKVQDVDLDPDTPLLWVIREQIGLTGTKYGCGVAACGACTVHIDGAAVRSCAMPVSAVSEDQKIVTIEGLSPDSSHPVQKAWLQLDVPQCGYCQSGMIMASAALLAQKPKPTDEDINAEITNICRCGTYNRVRAAIKLAADTKAG, from the coding sequence ATGGCTAAACTCAATATCAATGGCAAAGTGCAAGACGTCGATCTCGATCCGGACACCCCTTTGCTGTGGGTCATCCGCGAACAGATCGGCCTGACGGGCACGAAATACGGCTGCGGCGTCGCAGCCTGCGGCGCCTGCACGGTGCATATCGATGGCGCAGCGGTTCGCTCCTGCGCGATGCCGGTTAGCGCGGTCTCGGAAGATCAGAAGATCGTGACGATCGAAGGTCTCTCGCCTGATTCGTCGCATCCGGTGCAGAAAGCTTGGCTGCAGCTCGATGTGCCGCAATGCGGCTACTGCCAGTCCGGCATGATCATGGCGTCTGCTGCCCTGCTCGCGCAGAAGCCGAAGCCGACCGACGAAGACATCAACGCGGAGATCACCAACATCTGCCGTTGCGGAACATACAACCGCGTGCGCGCTGCGATCAAACTCGCAGCCGACACGAAGGCTGGATGA
- a CDS encoding xanthine dehydrogenase family protein molybdopterin-binding subunit — MTQQLDVSRRNFLVGSAAAAGGLSFGFHVSLGDALAQAPQIAPEVNAWVVIKPDDTVVIRIARSEMGQGTLTGLAQLVAEELECDWSKVTTEYPTPGQNVARNRIWKDYSTGGSRGIRESNQYVREGGAAAREMLIQAAANEWKVPATECKAEKSVISHAGSGRTTTYGKVADAAGKLQPPAQIKLKDPKEWKIAGKPLARLDTKDKVNGKLVYAADLKMDGMLCASVKDCPVFGGKIKSFDAAKIQGMPGVKKVLQINPSTVAVVADTWWRAKTALDALPIEYDNGPNANVSSETIAAMLKEGLTAEQAFVGNQAGDAKGAIAGAAKKVEAVYSYPFQNHAPMEPMNALVRWTPEKCEGWIATQNGEAALAVLADAAGLPVAKCDVYKLHLGGGFGRRGAFHDYVRQATMIAKEMPGVPIKLQWTREEDMLHGMYHPITQCKLTGGLDKDGNLVGLHMRISGQSILTVVRPEAMQNGRDPVVFQGLNPGGAEGPFGYGVPNLLIDHAMRNPPVPPGFWRGVNLNQNAIYVECFMDELAHAAGVDPLAFRRKLMTNFPKHLAVLNAVAEGIGYDKPAQPGRFRGLAQIMGFGSYVAAAAEVSVTGGKVKVHKIFASTNPGHVVNPEQVARQVEGSFVYGLSAALYGECTIKGGRVEQENFDTYNVMRIDEMPEVETKTIPSFDFWGGVGEPTIAVAAPAVLNAIFAATGKRVRNLPLKNTDLKTS; from the coding sequence ATGACGCAACAACTCGACGTTTCGCGCCGTAACTTTCTCGTCGGCTCCGCAGCAGCGGCCGGTGGATTGTCGTTCGGCTTTCATGTTTCGCTCGGCGATGCGCTCGCGCAGGCGCCGCAGATTGCGCCCGAGGTCAACGCCTGGGTCGTGATCAAACCCGACGATACGGTGGTGATCCGCATCGCGCGCTCCGAGATGGGTCAAGGCACGCTCACGGGTCTCGCCCAGCTTGTCGCCGAAGAGCTCGAGTGCGACTGGTCGAAGGTGACGACTGAATACCCGACGCCGGGCCAGAACGTCGCGCGCAATCGCATCTGGAAAGACTATTCCACAGGCGGCAGCCGCGGCATTCGCGAGTCGAACCAGTATGTTCGCGAAGGCGGCGCAGCCGCACGCGAAATGCTGATCCAGGCGGCAGCCAACGAATGGAAAGTTCCGGCCACCGAGTGCAAAGCCGAGAAGAGCGTGATCTCTCACGCAGGCTCCGGACGCACCACGACCTACGGCAAGGTCGCCGATGCAGCCGGCAAGCTTCAGCCGCCGGCGCAGATCAAGCTGAAGGATCCGAAGGAGTGGAAGATCGCCGGTAAGCCGCTGGCGCGCCTCGACACCAAGGACAAGGTCAACGGCAAGCTCGTCTACGCGGCCGACCTCAAGATGGACGGCATGCTCTGTGCGTCCGTCAAGGACTGCCCGGTCTTCGGCGGCAAGATCAAAAGCTTCGACGCTGCGAAGATTCAAGGCATGCCGGGCGTCAAGAAGGTGCTGCAGATCAACCCGTCGACTGTTGCGGTCGTTGCCGACACGTGGTGGCGCGCGAAGACCGCGCTCGATGCTCTGCCGATCGAATACGACAACGGCCCGAACGCGAATGTCTCGAGCGAGACGATCGCCGCGATGTTGAAGGAAGGCCTCACGGCCGAACAGGCTTTCGTCGGCAACCAGGCCGGCGATGCCAAGGGCGCGATTGCGGGTGCCGCTAAGAAAGTCGAAGCGGTCTACTCGTATCCGTTCCAGAACCACGCCCCGATGGAGCCGATGAACGCGCTCGTGCGCTGGACGCCCGAGAAGTGCGAAGGCTGGATCGCAACGCAAAACGGCGAAGCCGCGCTCGCGGTGCTCGCCGATGCAGCCGGTCTGCCGGTCGCGAAATGCGATGTCTACAAGCTCCACCTCGGTGGTGGCTTCGGCCGTCGCGGCGCTTTCCACGATTACGTCCGTCAGGCGACAATGATCGCGAAGGAAATGCCGGGCGTTCCGATCAAGCTGCAGTGGACGCGTGAAGAGGACATGCTGCACGGCATGTATCACCCGATCACGCAGTGCAAATTGACCGGCGGTCTCGACAAGGACGGCAATCTCGTCGGCCTGCACATGCGCATCTCGGGGCAATCGATCCTTACAGTCGTGCGTCCGGAAGCGATGCAGAACGGCCGCGACCCGGTCGTTTTCCAAGGCCTCAATCCGGGCGGCGCCGAAGGCCCGTTCGGTTACGGCGTTCCGAATTTGCTCATCGATCACGCGATGCGCAATCCGCCGGTGCCGCCAGGCTTCTGGCGCGGCGTCAACCTCAACCAGAACGCCATCTACGTCGAATGCTTCATGGACGAGCTGGCACACGCCGCGGGTGTCGACCCTCTCGCCTTCCGTCGCAAGCTGATGACCAACTTCCCGAAGCATCTCGCGGTGCTCAACGCGGTGGCTGAAGGCATCGGCTACGACAAGCCGGCGCAACCGGGCCGCTTCCGCGGCCTCGCCCAGATCATGGGTTTCGGCAGCTACGTCGCAGCAGCAGCCGAAGTGTCGGTGACGGGCGGCAAAGTGAAGGTCCACAAGATCTTCGCCTCGACCAATCCGGGTCACGTCGTGAACCCCGAGCAGGTCGCCCGCCAGGTCGAAGGCTCGTTCGTCTACGGTCTCTCGGCCGCGCTCTACGGCGAGTGCACGATCAAGGGTGGCCGCGTCGAGCAAGAGAACTTCGACACCTACAACGTGATGCGCATCGACGAGATGCCGGAAGTCGAGACGAAGACGATCCCGAGCTTCGACTTCTGGGGCGGCGTCGGCGAGCCGACCATCGCGGTGGCGGCTCCTGCCGTGCTCAACGCCATCTTCGCAGCGACTGGCAAGCGCGTGCGAAACCTGCCGCTCAAGAACACTGATCTCAAAACGTCGTAA
- a CDS encoding c-type cytochrome, whose product MIRPAPLIVLGIALSTPVLAQNAPAQNAPPPGALACSGCHPPAPVAGILVPALNGKPATEIVTQMAAFASGAQASTVMGRIAKGFNEDEVKAIAAWYAAQK is encoded by the coding sequence TTGATCCGCCCTGCCCCACTCATTGTGTTGGGAATAGCTTTATCGACGCCGGTTCTTGCGCAGAATGCGCCCGCGCAGAATGCGCCGCCACCCGGTGCTCTCGCGTGCTCCGGTTGCCATCCGCCGGCGCCGGTCGCCGGCATTCTGGTTCCGGCTCTGAACGGCAAACCCGCCACCGAGATCGTCACGCAGATGGCCGCTTTCGCGAGCGGCGCTCAAGCATCGACCGTGATGGGACGCATCGCCAAAGGCTTCAACGAAGACGAAGTCAAAGCGATCGCGGCCTGGTATGCGGCGCAGAAGTGA